In the Wyeomyia smithii strain HCP4-BCI-WySm-NY-G18 chromosome 2, ASM2978416v1, whole genome shotgun sequence genome, one interval contains:
- the LOC129724801 gene encoding larval/pupal cuticle protein H1C-like, translating to MAFKFVVFLASLAVASAGYLEAPVAHYSPASSVSYSSLSHAAPLAYAAPLTKHVAYASPAIGATHESTIRGHDATISHQSKAIDTAFSSVRKSDTRITNEGHKLAYAAPALTTYSHAPAYTTYASAPVAVAKQVSYAAPAYHAPAYTSYAHAAPAVATYSHAAPVVAAHATKTLTYSPAVEVAHVSYDGTHAHYGW from the exons ATGGCTTTTAAG TTTGTCGTGTTCCTCGCTTCGTTGGCGGTCGCCAGCGCTGGATACCTGGAAGCTCCAGTTGCCCACTACTCCCCGGCATCTTCTGTCAGCTATAGCAGCCTGTCGCATGCGGCTCCTCTTGCGTACGCTGCCCCACTTACCAAGCACGTGGCCTATGCTTCACCTGCCATCGGAGCTACCCATGAGAGCACAATTCGTGGACACGATGCCACCATTTCGCATCAATCCAAGGCCATCGATACCGCTTTTTCCAGCGTTCGCAAATCCGACACCCGTATCACCAACGAAGGACATAAACTGGCCTATGCCGCCCCCGCTCTGACCACCTACTCTCATGCTCCAGCCTATACCACCTACGCAAGCGCTCCTGTGGCCGTTGCTAAACAGGTCAGCTATGCTGCTCCAGCTTATCATGCTCCAGCTTATACTAGCTACGCCCACGCTGCCCCAGCTGTCGCTACCTACTCCCACGCCGCTCCAGTTGTTGCTGCCCACGCCACCAAGACCTTGACCTACTCGCCAGCCGTCGAAGTTGCACATGTTTCGTACGATGGAACTCATGCCCACTATGGCTGGTAA